A stretch of DNA from Maridesulfovibrio sp.:
GACCTTCTGCTACCCTACCGGAAAACAACAGACGGTGAATTTACAGCCGAGGTCATGGGGTTTCCATGGCAACTGTCGCCCTATGTTGAATCAGATGAACTTCCGCGCCCGGAATTCATATATGACCGGGAGCGGGGAACGGCTCTGGCCGGGATCGTATCCGAATTGCGCAAGCACACATCCGGCAGAAAAATGAGTGAATCCGGCACAGAATCAAGCCTGCTGGACTATTCCCGCCAATTGGCAGACACAGTCGCAAAGCATCAGCCGGAGATATCCGCAAGGCTTGAGCCTATCTACGCTCGCCTCTTCCCCGCGATGGAGCAATTCCCCTCCCTGCCGAAAGCATTCTGCCACGGTGATTTCCATCCGCTCAATATCCTCTGGAAAGGGAAAAGCATCCTCGCTGTAATAGACTGGGAATTCTCCGGCATGCGTCCGGAAATATACGATGTGGCCAATATGATCGGCTGCGTTGCTTTTGAGAACCCGGCTGCTCTGGGCGAAGGACTGCTCCCGGCTTTCATGGACGGACTGTACTCCCGGACGGACATAGCCGATGAAAGTTACGAATCCCTCCCTGCTTTTATCCCGGCTCTGCGGTTTGCATGGCTATCCGAATGGCTGCGCAAAAAAGATCAGGAAATGATCGAGATGGAACTTGATTTCATGGAACTGCTGCTTTCGGTAATGGGTTGATTCTCCCGGTCCTGCCTGCGCTATCTGAATAATTCAGAACACAAGGTGACTACCGTGCGAAGCTATTCGCGACACAAATACATACCATCACGAATGCGGATACTACGTATCTGCACCTGAAGCCATAAATACATTTTGTTGCAAGCACAAAACAGATTACAACACATTGCAGTAAATACGCATACAATGTATTTTTACTATATATTTTAAACATAAAAACAATTAATCAACTGC
This window harbors:
- a CDS encoding phosphotransferase, encoding MIDPLEPWGLQTLARHNDKNIPGSPERAVSRSVIEDAGNRLWLMERIAGTQVEGRTAIAENLQTLTDSGMDLLLPYRKTTDGEFTAEVMGFPWQLSPYVESDELPRPEFIYDRERGTALAGIVSELRKHTSGRKMSESGTESSLLDYSRQLADTVAKHQPEISARLEPIYARLFPAMEQFPSLPKAFCHGDFHPLNILWKGKSILAVIDWEFSGMRPEIYDVANMIGCVAFENPAALGEGLLPAFMDGLYSRTDIADESYESLPAFIPALRFAWLSEWLRKKDQEMIEMELDFMELLLSVMG